One region of Drosophila subobscura isolate 14011-0131.10 chromosome J, UCBerk_Dsub_1.0, whole genome shotgun sequence genomic DNA includes:
- the LOC117894440 gene encoding mediator of RNA polymerase II transcription subunit 12 isoform X4 — protein MIEIDDQISKPLNLANSAVLRAVEEEEQQAKCDFYPQERQSRTRQRGDVDGLHHTLHQQLLDQIKTHYLSHQQDITIDRDTVLKINRLASKRHMLRRDHSWPPTEAEAVALAASSPDLSHMPACASHSIEALREKFQSPTMIIEPTAKQVREQRQREGSRERPSTPLRSSELQLAQVCHQTPGARGFSAPETKAADVDLGLVAPRCEYYEQLAHKPPTTPTTPTTLTITPYRPRAKRQAYSLERGRCRKRTVSAAGAAPELPPPKPRTTKVPKVQRRCVRLATEVRISYDNEADSDEEDRPKVAASSQELDLEAVPLPPIPRAAAAAANVAVIDSLAAKRQQQLALALARQEPAAGTRIIPVRVEAQPSAQQMYEDACSYLQQDSHQSQQSQEMQQQQAPTYVSATSGIKLLQRQAPPTPPPPPPPPAPMPTRLRPKSGEESQARARQARRVGGIYGAESEAEQQHEAHVEISQLEAKYAHIQQSIAEHLRQIDTYMENAKLALQRSVQKAPDEAVPATPTPPAAPAAPAASQDSPWDMFAARQSPILAVESPLQAILRQIYCRASARPKEESIAEAEAEASEELTENVPIVERALEDLHRIAQALDKQQEQPREELQGELERLLHLEHKLKPAAITAQHVVIEDATEDVEYRHVSDVIANYEQLATGKQQPEAEPEAAQEEQQQEEDTRKAEEPCAHQPTEPANCCPVCHELRHSPNNWAKLTKADQWRIANLHNEPMENYKATYEIRSPYISRQISWEDAQSAEEKPPKADSQQPEQLQRQRSFVEIVTTRAADCPPPTAAPPAPPLRLHLPAAEISWQRSRSPSPLSSRKYPAPLIEAPERSSSPFGLNPVLKMPPGHEALGEPQFAHVPQLEGHNIGLLVRTATEPLQQAMVASSSLLAARAQASPLDFALDKRQLQSLAAGGEAEAEEPQPSSARDFHANRSFDNVSPRPYAGIEGYKRVAWPPASEERIIREFTPQPQSQSPAPGAGGYYAQPAAAAAAPQPSAVPAQGPIYNNVQPRSTPATQQRSTPTPQARFTPTPQPQYTQPQVQAPQQQQQYPYAAQGSEPSYTPHEQQQQQQPVQYTQAQFNRQPSREPAPVSSEAYPNYQQSNYQQEPQLAADNAGGGWKPIRAPLPKSHHDYTPAGGAPYQGAAPQQQQQQRPAYLQQQPQYGNQQQQPAPQWQQQQAAPQQSVAPQWQQQQQAAPQQPAPQWQQQQQYQPQPLSQAQAQAPYQTSPYQQAAPPQQQQQQQQPSYYPQQNGGSTYAQPQYNSYSQPQQQQQLPYSQDQTDQQQQQHQVPIAYAGQDAGYRGASPGIITLRKEAPVSQQSAPVYTSQPAAVSYQGGSNLRGDLKWPPPEYKEAAARENEERRQLALGPVCRPRKVNRNNFRQDYTSFFAKHQLNNAYPSYKVVPPGTQHMFA, from the exons AT GATTGAAATCGACGATCAAATCAGCAAGCCACTGAACCTGGCCAATTCGGCCGTTCTGAGAGCCgtcgaagaggaggagcagcaagccAAATGCG ACTTTTACCcccaagagagacagagtagGACGCGGCAGCGCGGCGATGTGGATGGCCTGCATCATAcgctgcaccagcagctgctggaccaAATCAAGACGCACTACCTCAGCCACCAGCAGGACATCACCATCGACCGGGACACGGTGCTCAAGATCAATCGGCTGGCCAGCAAGCGGCACATGCTCAGGCGGGACCACAGCTGGCCGCCCACGGAGGCCGAAGCGGTGGCCCTAGCCGCCAGCAGTCCGGATCTCAGTCACATGCCCGCCTGCGCCTCGCACAGCATTGAGGCGCTGCGCGAGAAGTTCCAGAGCCCGACGATGATCATCGAGCCCACGGCCAAGCAGGTGcgggagcagcggcagcgcgaGGGCTCCAGGGAGCGGCCCAGCACGCCACTGCGCAGCtcggagctgcagctggcgcaGGTCTGCCATCAAACACCCGGGGCCAGAGGCTTCTCCGCGCCGGAGACCAAAGCAGCGGACGTGGACCTGGGCCTGGTGGCGCCCCGCTGCGAGTACTACGAGCAGTTGGCCCACAAGCCACCCACCACGCCCACCACGCCCACAACGCTCACGATTACGCCCTACAGGCCGCGGGCCAAGCGGCAGGCGTACTCGCTGGAGCGCGGACGCTGCCGCAAGCGGACAGTGTCCGCGGCTGGAGCAGCGCCAGAGTTGCCACCGCCCAAGCCGCGCACCACCAAGGTGCCGAAGGTGCAGCGGCGCTGCGTGAGGCTGGCCACCGAGGTGAGGATTTCGTACGACAATGAGGCCGACAGCGACGAGGAGGACAGGCCGAAGgtcgctgccagcagccaagAGTTGGACTTGGAGgccgtgccactgccaccgatACCcagagcggcggcagctgccgcgAATGTGGCGGTAATTGACAGCCTGGCagccaagcggcagcagcagttggctctggcgctggccaGGCAGGAGCCCGCCGCTGGCACTCGCATCATACCAGTTCGCGTCGAGGCACAGCCGAGTGCCCAGCAGATGTACGAGGACGCCTGCAGCTACCTGCAGCAGGACAGCCACCAGAGCCAGCAGAGCCaggagatgcagcagcagcaggctccCACCTACGTGAGCGCCACCAGCGGCatcaagctgctgcagcggcaggcaccaccaactcctcctcctcccccacccccaccaGCGCCCATGCCCACCAGGCTGCGGCCCAAGTCGGGCGAGGAGTCgcaggccagagccaggcagGCGCGCCGGGTGGGCGGCATCTACGGCGCGGAGTCcgaggcggagcagcagcacgaggcGCACGTGGAGATCTCCCAGCTGGAGGCCAAGTACGCGCACATCCAGCAGTCGATCGCGGAGCATCTGCGGCAGATCGACACGTACATGGAGAACGCCAAGCTGGCGCTGCAAAGGAGTGTGCAGAAAGCGCCGGACGAGGCAGTTCCAGCCACTCCCACACCgcccgctgctcctgctgctcctgcagcctCCCAGGACTCCCCGTGGGACATGTTCGCCGCTCGCCAGTCGCCCATTCTGGCCGTGGAGAGTCCGCTGCAGGCCATCCTCCGGCAGATTTACTGCCGCGCCTCGGCCCGACCCAAGGAGGAGTCCattgcggaggcggaggcggaggccagCGAGGAGCTGACCGAGAATGTGCCAATCGTGGAGCGCGCGCTGGAGGATTTGCACAGAATCGCACAGGCGCTggacaagcagcaggagcagccgcgggaggagctgcaggggGAGCTGGAGCGACTTCTGCACTTGGAGCACAAGCTGAAGCCAGCGGCGATCACCGCGCAGCATGTGGTCATCGAGGATGCAACGGAGGATGTGGAGTACCGACACGTGTCCGACGTCATAGCGAACTACGAGCAGCTGGCAAcgggcaagcagcagccagaggcagagccagaagcggcacaagaggagcagcagcaggaggaggacacCCGCAAGGCTGAGGAACCCTGCGCCCACCAGCCCACAGAGCCCGCCAACTGCTGCCCCGTGTGCCACGAGCTGCGCCACTCGCCCAACAACTGGGCCAAGCTGACCAAGGCGGACCAGTGGCGCATCGCCAACCTGCACAACGAGCCCATGGAGAACTACAAGGCCACGTACGAGATACGCAGTCCGTACATCTCCCGCCAGATCTCCTGGGAGGACGCACAGAGTGCCGAGGAGAAGCCGCCCAAAGcggacagccagcagccggagcagctccagcgccagcgaaGCTTCGTGGAGATTGTGACCACGCGGGCAGCGGACTGCCCACCGCCAACGGCTGCACCGCCGGCGCCTCCTTTGCGCCTGCATCTCCCCGCAGCGGAGATCAGCTGGCAGCGCAGTCGCTCGCCCAGCCCGCTCTCCTCCCGTAAGTACCCCGCGCCACTCATCGAGGCACCCGAGCGCTCGAGCTCACCCTTTGGCCTCAATCCGGTGCTGAAGATGCCGCCAGGCCACGAGGCTCTGGGGGAGCCACAGTTCGCGCACGTGCCCCAGCTGGAGGGCCACAACATTGGGCTGCTCGTGCGCACTGCCACGGagccgctgcagcaggccatggtcgcctcctcctcgctgctggccGCCAGGGCTCAGGCATCGCCTCTTGATTTTGCGCTGGACAAGCGGCAGCTTCaatcgctggctgctggcggcgaggcggaggcggaggagccGCAGCCATCATCTGCGCGGGATTTCCATGCGAATCGCTCCTTTGATAATGTCTCGCCACGCCCCTATGCGGGCATTGAAG GCTACAAGCGCGTGGCCTGGCCACCCGCCTCGGAGGAGCGCATTATTCGTGAGTTCACTCCGCAGCCGCAAAGCCAGAGCCCCGCGCCCGGCGCTGGCGGTTACTACGCGCAGCCAGCGGCCGCCGCAGCTGCGCCACAGCCAAGCGCTGTTCCAGCTCAG GGTCCCATTTATAATAACGTCCAGCCACGATCCACTCCAGCAACACAGCAACGATCTACGCCCACCCCTCAGGCACGTTTCACGCCAACACCTCAACCACAATACACTCAACCACAGGTGCaggcaccacagcagcagcagcagtacccaTACGCTGCCCAGGGTTCAGAACCCAGCTATACTCCccacgaacagcagcagcagcaacagcccgTGCAGTACACTCAAGCGCAGTTCAATAGGCAACCCTCAAGGGAGCCTGCACCAGTGTCGAGTGAGGCATATCCCAACTATCAGCAGTCGAACTACCAGCAGGAGCCTCAGTTGGCAGCGGATAATGCAGGTGGTGGCTGGAAGCCCATACGTGCGCCATTGCCCAAGTCGCATCATGACTACACGCCGGCGGGAGGTGCACCCTACCAGGGAGCTgctccccagcagcagcagcagcagcgaccagCCTATCTACAGCAG CAGCCACAATATGgtaaccagcagcagcagcctgcaccacagtggcagcaacagcaagctgCACCACAGCAGTCTGTGGCaccacagtggcagcagcagcagcaagctgcACCCCAGCAGCCCGCAccacagtggcaacagcagcagcagtaccagcctcagcctctgtctcaggctcaggctcaggctcccTATCAGACGTCGCCCTACCAAcaggcagcaccaccacagcagcagcagcaacagcagcaaccatcCTACTACCCACAGCAAAATGGTGGCTCGACCTATGCTCAACCGCAGTACAATTCTTATtcgcagccccagcagcagcagcaactgccgTACTCGCAGGATCAGacagatcagcagcagcagcagcaccaagtgCCCATTGCCTATGCTGGCCAGGATGCGGGCTATCGTGGCGCCAGTCCCGGGATTATAACCCTGAGAAAGGAAGCGCCCGTGTCGCAGCAGTCTGCGCCAGTCTACACTTCGCAGCCAGCCGCCGTCAGCTATCAGG GAGGCAGCAACTTGCGCGGAGATTTGAAATGGCCACCACCGGAGTACAAGGAAGCGGCTGCACGCGAGAACGAGGAGCGTCGCCAGTTGGCCTTGGGCCCCGTCTGCCGTCCcagaaaagtaaatagg AACAACTTTCGTCAGGACTACACATCCTTCTTTGCCAAGCACCAGCTGAACAATGCCTATCCCAGCTACAAGGTGGTGCCGCCCGGCACACAGCACATGTTCGCCTAA
- the LOC117894440 gene encoding uncharacterized protein LOC117894440 isoform X7 — translation MAALQRKLVHKQFNSPMGLYSQANVKDTLNRELKAFGGEGIEIDDQISKPLNLANSAVLRAVEEEEQQAKCDFYPQERQSRTRQRGDVDGLHHTLHQQLLDQIKTHYLSHQQDITIDRDTVLKINRLASKRHMLRRDHSWPPTEAEAVALAASSPDLSHMPACASHSIEALREKFQSPTMIIEPTAKQVREQRQREGSRERPSTPLRSSELQLAQVCHQTPGARGFSAPETKAADVDLGLVAPRCEYYEQLAHKPPTTPTTPTTLTITPYRPRAKRQAYSLERGRCRKRTVSAAGAAPELPPPKPRTTKVPKVQRRCVRLATEVRISYDNEADSDEEDRPKVAASSQELDLEAVPLPPIPRAAAAAANVAVIDSLAAKRQQQLALALARQEPAAGTRIIPVRVEAQPSAQQMYEDACSYLQQDSHQSQQSQEMQQQQAPTYVSATSGIKLLQRQAPPTPPPPPPPPAPMPTRLRPKSGEESQARARQARRVGGIYGAESEAEQQHEAHVEISQLEAKYAHIQQSIAEHLRQIDTYMENAKLALQRSVQKAPDEAVPATPTPPAAPAAPAASQDSPWDMFAARQSPILAVESPLQAILRQIYCRASARPKEESIAEAEAEASEELTENVPIVERALEDLHRIAQALDKQQEQPREELQGELERLLHLEHKLKPAAITAQHVVIEDATEDVEYRHVSDVIANYEQLATGKQQPEAEPEAAQEEQQQEEDTRKAEEPCAHQPTEPANCCPVCHELRHSPNNWAKLTKADQWRIANLHNEPMENYKATYEIRSPYISRQISWEDAQSAEEKPPKADSQQPEQLQRQRSFVEIVTTRAADCPPPTAAPPAPPLRLHLPAAEISWQRSRSPSPLSSRKYPAPLIEAPERSSSPFGLNPVLKMPPGHEALGEPQFAHVPQLEGHNIGLLVRTATEPLQQAMVASSSLLAARAQASPLDFALDKRQLQSLAAGGEAEAEEPQPSSARDFHANRSFDNVSPRPYAGIEGYKRVAWPPASEERIIREFTPQPQSQSPAPGAGGYYAQPAAAAAAPQPSAVPAQL, via the exons ATGGCCGCGCTACAAAGGAAGCTGGTGCACAAGCAGTTCAACTCCCCCATGGGCCTGTACTCCCAGGCGAATGTCAAGGACACGTTGAATCGCGAACTGAAGGCCTTCGGCGGCGAGGG GATTGAAATCGACGATCAAATCAGCAAGCCACTGAACCTGGCCAATTCGGCCGTTCTGAGAGCCgtcgaagaggaggagcagcaagccAAATGCG ACTTTTACCcccaagagagacagagtagGACGCGGCAGCGCGGCGATGTGGATGGCCTGCATCATAcgctgcaccagcagctgctggaccaAATCAAGACGCACTACCTCAGCCACCAGCAGGACATCACCATCGACCGGGACACGGTGCTCAAGATCAATCGGCTGGCCAGCAAGCGGCACATGCTCAGGCGGGACCACAGCTGGCCGCCCACGGAGGCCGAAGCGGTGGCCCTAGCCGCCAGCAGTCCGGATCTCAGTCACATGCCCGCCTGCGCCTCGCACAGCATTGAGGCGCTGCGCGAGAAGTTCCAGAGCCCGACGATGATCATCGAGCCCACGGCCAAGCAGGTGcgggagcagcggcagcgcgaGGGCTCCAGGGAGCGGCCCAGCACGCCACTGCGCAGCtcggagctgcagctggcgcaGGTCTGCCATCAAACACCCGGGGCCAGAGGCTTCTCCGCGCCGGAGACCAAAGCAGCGGACGTGGACCTGGGCCTGGTGGCGCCCCGCTGCGAGTACTACGAGCAGTTGGCCCACAAGCCACCCACCACGCCCACCACGCCCACAACGCTCACGATTACGCCCTACAGGCCGCGGGCCAAGCGGCAGGCGTACTCGCTGGAGCGCGGACGCTGCCGCAAGCGGACAGTGTCCGCGGCTGGAGCAGCGCCAGAGTTGCCACCGCCCAAGCCGCGCACCACCAAGGTGCCGAAGGTGCAGCGGCGCTGCGTGAGGCTGGCCACCGAGGTGAGGATTTCGTACGACAATGAGGCCGACAGCGACGAGGAGGACAGGCCGAAGgtcgctgccagcagccaagAGTTGGACTTGGAGgccgtgccactgccaccgatACCcagagcggcggcagctgccgcgAATGTGGCGGTAATTGACAGCCTGGCagccaagcggcagcagcagttggctctggcgctggccaGGCAGGAGCCCGCCGCTGGCACTCGCATCATACCAGTTCGCGTCGAGGCACAGCCGAGTGCCCAGCAGATGTACGAGGACGCCTGCAGCTACCTGCAGCAGGACAGCCACCAGAGCCAGCAGAGCCaggagatgcagcagcagcaggctccCACCTACGTGAGCGCCACCAGCGGCatcaagctgctgcagcggcaggcaccaccaactcctcctcctcccccacccccaccaGCGCCCATGCCCACCAGGCTGCGGCCCAAGTCGGGCGAGGAGTCgcaggccagagccaggcagGCGCGCCGGGTGGGCGGCATCTACGGCGCGGAGTCcgaggcggagcagcagcacgaggcGCACGTGGAGATCTCCCAGCTGGAGGCCAAGTACGCGCACATCCAGCAGTCGATCGCGGAGCATCTGCGGCAGATCGACACGTACATGGAGAACGCCAAGCTGGCGCTGCAAAGGAGTGTGCAGAAAGCGCCGGACGAGGCAGTTCCAGCCACTCCCACACCgcccgctgctcctgctgctcctgcagcctCCCAGGACTCCCCGTGGGACATGTTCGCCGCTCGCCAGTCGCCCATTCTGGCCGTGGAGAGTCCGCTGCAGGCCATCCTCCGGCAGATTTACTGCCGCGCCTCGGCCCGACCCAAGGAGGAGTCCattgcggaggcggaggcggaggccagCGAGGAGCTGACCGAGAATGTGCCAATCGTGGAGCGCGCGCTGGAGGATTTGCACAGAATCGCACAGGCGCTggacaagcagcaggagcagccgcgggaggagctgcaggggGAGCTGGAGCGACTTCTGCACTTGGAGCACAAGCTGAAGCCAGCGGCGATCACCGCGCAGCATGTGGTCATCGAGGATGCAACGGAGGATGTGGAGTACCGACACGTGTCCGACGTCATAGCGAACTACGAGCAGCTGGCAAcgggcaagcagcagccagaggcagagccagaagcggcacaagaggagcagcagcaggaggaggacacCCGCAAGGCTGAGGAACCCTGCGCCCACCAGCCCACAGAGCCCGCCAACTGCTGCCCCGTGTGCCACGAGCTGCGCCACTCGCCCAACAACTGGGCCAAGCTGACCAAGGCGGACCAGTGGCGCATCGCCAACCTGCACAACGAGCCCATGGAGAACTACAAGGCCACGTACGAGATACGCAGTCCGTACATCTCCCGCCAGATCTCCTGGGAGGACGCACAGAGTGCCGAGGAGAAGCCGCCCAAAGcggacagccagcagccggagcagctccagcgccagcgaaGCTTCGTGGAGATTGTGACCACGCGGGCAGCGGACTGCCCACCGCCAACGGCTGCACCGCCGGCGCCTCCTTTGCGCCTGCATCTCCCCGCAGCGGAGATCAGCTGGCAGCGCAGTCGCTCGCCCAGCCCGCTCTCCTCCCGTAAGTACCCCGCGCCACTCATCGAGGCACCCGAGCGCTCGAGCTCACCCTTTGGCCTCAATCCGGTGCTGAAGATGCCGCCAGGCCACGAGGCTCTGGGGGAGCCACAGTTCGCGCACGTGCCCCAGCTGGAGGGCCACAACATTGGGCTGCTCGTGCGCACTGCCACGGagccgctgcagcaggccatggtcgcctcctcctcgctgctggccGCCAGGGCTCAGGCATCGCCTCTTGATTTTGCGCTGGACAAGCGGCAGCTTCaatcgctggctgctggcggcgaggcggaggcggaggagccGCAGCCATCATCTGCGCGGGATTTCCATGCGAATCGCTCCTTTGATAATGTCTCGCCACGCCCCTATGCGGGCATTGAAG GCTACAAGCGCGTGGCCTGGCCACCCGCCTCGGAGGAGCGCATTATTCGTGAGTTCACTCCGCAGCCGCAAAGCCAGAGCCCCGCGCCCGGCGCTGGCGGTTACTACGCGCAGCCAGCGGCCGCCGCAGCTGCGCCACAGCCAAGCGCTGTTCCAGCTCAG CTGTAG